In Xanthomonas theicola, a single genomic region encodes these proteins:
- a CDS encoding glycosyltransferase family 2 protein — protein sequence MSRIALTAADAAILIPALNESLRIRAVVSDALAQCPRVIVVDDGSDDGTSDCIADLPVTLLRHPQRRGKGAALRSGFAEAQRQGARAVMTMDGDGQHSAADFPRLLAAANRHPGCVIVGARLRKRASQPTIRRIGNDFGDWGIAWACGFRLVDSQSGQRLYPQAVYTLPNVPGEGFVFEAQMLISAARQAGARVVAVPIETRYANQSGEFRKSHFRLLRDLWKITAHVVVQICGYGQMLREYRRVRANPVLIDDAAGDVAALLRPLDKEQTT from the coding sequence ATGAGCCGCATCGCGCTGACCGCCGCCGATGCCGCGATCCTGATCCCGGCGCTGAACGAATCGCTGCGCATCCGCGCCGTGGTGAGCGATGCGCTGGCGCAGTGCCCGCGGGTGATCGTGGTCGACGACGGCTCCGACGACGGCACCAGCGATTGCATTGCCGACTTGCCGGTGACGCTGCTGCGCCACCCGCAGCGGCGCGGCAAGGGCGCCGCGCTGCGCAGCGGTTTCGCCGAAGCGCAACGCCAAGGCGCGCGGGCGGTGATGACCATGGACGGCGACGGCCAGCACAGCGCCGCCGATTTCCCGCGCCTGCTGGCCGCGGCCAATCGCCATCCCGGCTGTGTGATCGTCGGCGCGCGGCTGCGCAAGCGCGCCAGCCAGCCGACCATCCGCCGCATCGGCAACGACTTCGGCGACTGGGGCATCGCCTGGGCCTGCGGCTTCCGCCTGGTCGACAGCCAGAGCGGGCAGCGCCTGTACCCGCAGGCGGTGTATACCTTGCCGAACGTGCCCGGCGAGGGCTTCGTGTTCGAGGCGCAGATGCTGATCTCCGCCGCGCGCCAGGCCGGTGCGCGCGTCGTCGCGGTGCCGATCGAGACGCGCTACGCCAACCAGAGCGGCGAGTTCCGCAAGAGCCACTTCCGCCTGCTGCGCGACCTGTGGAAGATCACTGCGCACGTGGTCGTGCAGATATGCGGGTACGGCCAGATGCTGCGCGAATACCGCCGGGTCCGCGCCAACCCGGTGCTGATCGACGACGCGGCCGGCGACGTTGCTGCGTTGCTCAGGCCCTTGGACAAGGAGCAAACGACATGA
- the aroQ gene encoding type II 3-dehydroquinate dehydratase has product MARLLLLHGPNLNLLGTREPGVYGHTTLAQIDAALLAQATAAGHRLDSLQSNAEHALVERVQAARGDGTAFILINPAAFTHTSVALRDALAAVAIPFIEIHLSNPHSREPFRHHSYFSDHAVGVICGFGADSYRYAMDAALARLGAAA; this is encoded by the coding sequence ATGGCGCGACTGCTGCTGCTGCACGGCCCCAACCTCAACCTGCTCGGCACCCGCGAGCCGGGGGTGTACGGGCACACGACGCTGGCGCAGATCGACGCCGCCTTGCTCGCGCAGGCCACGGCCGCCGGGCACCGGCTCGACAGTCTGCAGTCCAACGCCGAGCACGCGCTGGTGGAGCGGGTGCAGGCCGCGCGCGGCGACGGCACCGCCTTCATCCTGATCAATCCGGCCGCGTTCACCCATACCTCGGTAGCGCTGCGCGACGCGCTGGCGGCGGTGGCGATCCCGTTCATCGAGATCCACCTGTCCAACCCGCACAGCCGTGAGCCGTTCCGCCACCACAGCTATTTCAGCGACCACGCGGTCGGGGTGATCTGCGGTTTCGGCGCCGACAGCTACCGCTACGCGATGGACGCGGCGCTGGCGCGGCTGGGAGCGGCCGCATGA
- a CDS encoding IS110 family transposase yields the protein MIVIIHPMEQSMSPVVGIDVAQRSFDLAIDLANGQHRTKAGPPNEQVLHAWLQAHAQAHSGIVMEATGTYHQALAEFVHGPGCRGYVLNPAPMALYVCSQPSRVKRCQADRQRRHASPEQLRSWQPDPPVLKQLKALVRRRDDLQQMWHRERNRLDVAALVVRDWLLERIGQLQVPIAGTDRAGRTGHRRPDRPSPLARAARTAGEHRSDRRHGRGIDAGRTWQRGALRPCLGGPPPSPD from the coding sequence ATGATCGTGATCATTCATCCGATGGAGCAATCGATGTCCCCGGTCGTCGGCATCGACGTCGCCCAACGCAGTTTCGACCTGGCCATCGACCTGGCCAATGGCCAGCATCGCACCAAGGCCGGGCCGCCCAACGAGCAGGTTCTGCATGCGTGGCTGCAGGCCCATGCGCAGGCGCACAGCGGGATCGTCATGGAAGCCACCGGCACGTATCACCAGGCGCTGGCCGAGTTCGTCCATGGACCGGGCTGCCGCGGATACGTACTCAACCCGGCGCCGATGGCGCTGTATGTGTGCAGCCAGCCCAGCCGGGTCAAGAGATGCCAAGCCGATCGCCAGCGACGGCATGCGTCCCCGGAGCAGTTGCGGTCCTGGCAGCCCGATCCGCCCGTGCTCAAGCAGCTCAAGGCGCTGGTGCGGCGTCGGGACGACCTGCAGCAGATGTGGCACAGGGAGCGCAACCGCCTGGACGTCGCTGCGCTCGTGGTGCGCGACTGGCTCCTGGAGCGCATCGGCCAGTTGCAGGTACCGATTGCAGGTACCGATCGCGCAGGTCGAACGGGCCATCGACGACCCGATCGACCAAGCCCCCTTGCGCGGGCAGCGCGAACGGCTGGTGAGCATCGATCGGATCGCCGACACGGGCGCGGCATCGATGCTGGCCGAACGTGGCAACGTGGAGCGCTTCGCCCCTGCCTCGGCGGGCCACCGCCTTCGCCGGACTGA
- the accC gene encoding acetyl-CoA carboxylase biotin carboxylase subunit, whose protein sequence is MLDKVVIANRGEIALRILRACHTLGIRTVAVHSTVDRNLKHVAMADESVCIGPASSAESYLNIPALIAAAEVTDAQAIHPGYGFLSENADFAERVEQSGFIFIGPKADTIRLMGDKVEAIRAMKAAGVPCVPGSGGPLGEDIVANTKIAREIGYPVIIKAAGGGGGRGMRVVHSEAALKAAIETTKSEAKAAFSNDQVYMEKFLENPRHVEIQVLADGQGNAIHLGERDCSMQRRHQKVVEEAPAPGITEQLRNEIGKVCVDACVRIGYRGAGTFEFLFEDGRFYFIEMNTRIQVEHPVTERITGIDLVCEQLRIAAGHKLSIKQSDIVLRGHAIECRINAEDPETFLPNPGLITGFHPPGGPGVRVDTHIYSGYKVPPNYDSMIGKLIVHGPDRETAIARMRVALSEMVVDGIKTNIPLQQRIMRDKGFQAGGQNIHYLEKRLAERKNKSIALV, encoded by the coding sequence ATGCTCGATAAAGTCGTCATCGCCAATCGCGGCGAAATCGCGCTGCGCATCCTGCGCGCGTGCCATACGCTCGGCATCCGCACGGTCGCGGTGCATTCCACCGTGGACCGCAACCTCAAGCACGTGGCGATGGCCGACGAGTCGGTGTGCATCGGCCCGGCGTCCTCGGCCGAGAGCTACCTCAACATCCCGGCGCTGATCGCCGCGGCCGAGGTCACCGACGCGCAGGCCATCCATCCCGGCTACGGCTTCCTGTCGGAGAACGCCGACTTCGCCGAGCGCGTGGAGCAGTCCGGCTTCATCTTCATCGGGCCCAAGGCCGACACCATCCGCCTGATGGGCGACAAGGTCGAGGCGATCCGCGCGATGAAGGCCGCCGGCGTGCCGTGCGTGCCCGGCTCCGGCGGCCCGCTGGGCGAGGACATCGTCGCCAACACCAAGATCGCCCGCGAGATCGGCTACCCGGTGATCATCAAGGCGGCCGGCGGCGGCGGCGGCCGCGGCATGCGCGTGGTGCATTCGGAGGCGGCGCTGAAGGCGGCGATCGAGACCACCAAGTCCGAAGCCAAGGCCGCTTTCAGCAACGACCAGGTGTATATGGAGAAATTCCTGGAGAACCCGCGCCACGTGGAGATCCAGGTGCTGGCCGACGGCCAGGGCAACGCCATCCACCTGGGCGAGCGCGACTGTTCGATGCAGCGCCGCCACCAGAAGGTGGTGGAGGAAGCGCCGGCGCCGGGCATCACCGAGCAGTTGCGCAACGAGATCGGCAAGGTCTGTGTGGACGCCTGCGTGCGCATCGGCTACCGCGGCGCCGGCACCTTCGAGTTCCTGTTCGAGGACGGCCGCTTCTACTTCATCGAAATGAACACGCGCATCCAAGTCGAGCACCCGGTCACCGAGCGCATCACCGGCATCGATCTGGTCTGCGAGCAGCTGCGCATCGCCGCCGGCCACAAGCTGAGCATCAAGCAGAGCGACATCGTGCTGCGCGGCCACGCGATCGAATGCCGCATCAACGCCGAGGACCCGGAAACCTTTCTGCCCAACCCGGGCCTGATCACCGGCTTCCACCCGCCCGGCGGCCCCGGCGTGCGGGTGGATACGCACATCTACAGTGGCTACAAGGTACCGCCGAACTACGACTCGATGATCGGCAAGCTGATCGTGCACGGACCGGACCGCGAGACCGCGATCGCGCGCATGCGCGTGGCGCTGAGCGAGATGGTGGTGGACGGGATCAAGACCAACATCCCGTTGCAGCAGCGCATCATGCGCGACAAGGGCTTCCAGGCCGGCGGTCAGAACATCCACTACCTGGAAAAGCGCCTGGCCGAACGCAAGAACAAGTCGATCGCGTTGGTGTGA
- a CDS encoding beta-ketoacyl synthase chain length factor, protein MLTATIEGIGFWTPGLPSWAAARAFAAGTGAVVQTPARPAPQLLAANERRRAPDTVAVALEAALAACQDAGRDPATLPSVFASTHGDMAITDYMCATLASDPLAISPTKFHNSVHNAAAGYWTIGAGATAAATAISAHRASFAQGLLEALSQLAAGAAAVLLAGYDSRSVGALGRISHSDGLLGGALVLGAAALPGKPRLRVRLADGQAGAGRGALTRYAAGNAMAPLLTLFDALAEDAAGCTLDAGGGRCLQVELAA, encoded by the coding sequence ATGTTGACCGCGACCATCGAAGGCATCGGTTTCTGGACCCCGGGCCTGCCCTCGTGGGCGGCGGCGCGCGCCTTCGCCGCGGGCACCGGCGCGGTGGTGCAGACCCCGGCGCGGCCGGCGCCGCAGCTGTTGGCGGCCAACGAGCGGCGGCGCGCGCCGGACACGGTGGCGGTGGCGCTGGAAGCGGCGCTGGCCGCCTGCCAGGACGCCGGCCGCGATCCGGCCACGCTGCCGTCGGTGTTCGCCTCCACCCACGGCGACATGGCGATCACCGACTACATGTGCGCCACCCTGGCCAGCGATCCGCTGGCGATCTCGCCGACCAAGTTCCACAACTCGGTGCACAACGCCGCCGCCGGCTACTGGACCATCGGCGCCGGCGCCACCGCCGCGGCGACCGCGATCAGCGCGCACCGCGCCAGCTTCGCGCAGGGCCTGCTGGAAGCGCTGTCGCAGCTGGCCGCCGGCGCGGCGGCGGTGCTGCTGGCCGGCTACGACAGCCGCTCGGTCGGCGCGCTCGGACGCATCTCGCACAGCGATGGTCTGCTCGGCGGCGCGCTGGTGCTCGGCGCCGCGGCGCTGCCCGGCAAACCGCGCCTGCGCGTGCGCCTGGCCGATGGCCAGGCTGGCGCCGGCCGCGGCGCGCTGACGCGCTACGCCGCCGGCAACGCGATGGCGCCGCTGCTGACCCTGTTCGATGCGCTGGCCGAGGACGCCGCCGGCTGCACGCTGGACGCAGGCGGCGGCCGCTGCCTGCAGGTGGAGCTGGCGGCATGA
- the accB gene encoding acetyl-CoA carboxylase biotin carboxyl carrier protein, with product MDLRKIKKLIDLLEESNLAEIEIKEGEESVRLARTPKGMIASAPQYAAAAAPMPMPMSSPTEASTGGAAKPGSALPDGHVLRAPMVGTFYTSPSPDKPAFVSIGQAVKAGETLAIIEAMKMFNPIEADVSGTIVAILSESGLPVEFDQPLFVIG from the coding sequence ATGGATCTGCGTAAAATCAAGAAGCTGATCGACCTGCTGGAAGAATCCAATCTGGCCGAGATCGAGATCAAGGAAGGCGAGGAAAGCGTGCGTCTGGCGCGCACGCCCAAGGGCATGATCGCCAGCGCGCCGCAGTACGCGGCCGCGGCCGCGCCGATGCCGATGCCGATGAGCTCGCCGACCGAGGCCTCCACCGGCGGTGCCGCCAAGCCCGGCAGCGCCCTGCCCGACGGCCACGTGCTGCGCGCGCCGATGGTCGGCACCTTCTACACCTCGCCGTCGCCGGACAAGCCGGCGTTCGTCAGCATCGGGCAGGCGGTGAAGGCCGGCGAGACCCTGGCGATCATCGAGGCGATGAAGATGTTCAACCCGATCGAAGCCGACGTCTCCGGCACCATCGTCGCGATCCTCAGCGAAAGCGGCCTGCCAGTGGAGTTCGATCAGCCGCTGTTCGTGATCGGCTGA
- the fabG gene encoding 3-oxoacyl-ACP reductase FabG, with the protein MSQPPSLRRALVTGGSGDLGGAICRQLAAQGLHVIVHANGNLARAAAVVQDIAAASGSAEAVAFDVADAQASATALARLLEAGPIQALVNNAGIHDDAPMAGMSAAQWHRVIDVSLHGFFNVTQPLLLPMARTRWGRIVSVSSVTAVLGNRGQTNYAAAKAALHGASKSLAREMASRGISVNVVAPGVIEGAMAGEAFAPEAIKQLVPAGRPGKADEVAALVGFLCSDAAGYINGQVIGINGGMG; encoded by the coding sequence ATGTCACAGCCTCCTTCCCTGCGCCGCGCCCTGGTCACCGGCGGCAGCGGCGATCTCGGCGGCGCGATCTGCCGGCAACTGGCCGCGCAAGGGCTGCACGTGATCGTGCATGCCAACGGCAACCTCGCGCGCGCCGCCGCGGTCGTGCAGGACATCGCGGCCGCCAGCGGCAGCGCCGAAGCGGTGGCGTTCGACGTGGCCGATGCGCAGGCCAGCGCCACCGCGCTTGCGAGGCTGCTGGAGGCCGGGCCGATCCAGGCGCTGGTCAACAACGCCGGCATCCACGACGATGCGCCGATGGCCGGGATGAGCGCGGCGCAATGGCACCGGGTCATCGACGTGTCGCTGCACGGCTTCTTCAACGTGACCCAGCCGCTGCTACTGCCGATGGCGCGCACGCGCTGGGGCCGCATCGTCAGCGTGTCGTCGGTGACGGCGGTGCTCGGCAATCGCGGGCAGACCAACTACGCAGCGGCCAAGGCGGCGCTGCACGGCGCCAGCAAGTCGCTGGCGCGGGAGATGGCCAGCCGCGGGATCAGCGTCAACGTGGTCGCGCCGGGCGTCATCGAAGGTGCGATGGCCGGCGAGGCGTTCGCGCCGGAGGCGATCAAGCAGCTGGTGCCGGCCGGCCGTCCCGGCAAGGCGGACGAGGTCGCCGCGCTGGTAGGCTTCTTGTGCTCGGACGCGGCCGGCTACATCAACGGCCAGGTGATCGGCATCAACGGCGGCATGGGCTGA
- a CDS encoding NAD(P)/FAD-dependent oxidoreductase, giving the protein MSERHADVVIAGGGLAGLTLALQLRQRDPGLRISVLERRAHPVREAAFKVGESSVEIGAHYFADVLGLREHLETEQIRKFGFRFFFSDRRADIDRCTELGVSQLLPMPSWQIDRGRFENFLGERARALGVDFVDGCTVRGIDLADADHQVRYERDGAAATLRARWVVDASGRAGLLKRKLGLAQDNAHQANAVWWRVDGMVDPNAWSQDVAWLQRCTPPDRWRSTNHMCGPGYWFWLIPLSSGAHSLGIVCDAAMHPLETMNTHDKAMDWLRQHQPQVARTLEQRQHALQDFLFLRKFSHGCKQVFSGQRWALTGEAGVFLDPFYSPGSDFIAISNTYICELIGIDRAGGNLAPYAELYQQLYFSFYENTLTLYQDQYPLFGDAQVMPVKVIWDYTYYWALLAPLFFSGRIADLPTLGRLKQDFLRARELNLGMQALLRDWGRHNAAQDQPDADGRLLDQYAIGWFHQLNAALNDVLDDAAFVARVRENVARMSWLAREVLGQARTQHPQIDAHGLDALLAGTADGGRSLADAWYARAA; this is encoded by the coding sequence ATGAGCGAACGGCATGCCGATGTGGTGATCGCCGGCGGCGGACTGGCCGGGCTGACCCTGGCCCTGCAGCTGCGCCAGCGCGATCCTGGGCTGCGCATCAGCGTGCTGGAACGGCGTGCGCACCCGGTGCGCGAGGCCGCGTTCAAGGTCGGCGAATCCTCGGTGGAGATCGGCGCGCACTACTTCGCCGACGTGCTCGGCCTGCGCGAGCACCTGGAGACCGAGCAGATCCGCAAGTTCGGCTTCCGCTTCTTCTTCTCCGACCGGCGCGCGGACATCGACCGCTGCACCGAACTGGGCGTGAGCCAGCTGCTGCCGATGCCGTCGTGGCAGATCGACCGCGGCCGCTTCGAGAACTTCCTCGGCGAACGCGCGCGCGCCCTCGGCGTGGACTTCGTCGACGGCTGCACGGTGCGCGGCATCGACCTGGCCGACGCCGACCACCAGGTGCGCTACGAGCGCGACGGCGCCGCGGCGACGCTGCGCGCGCGCTGGGTGGTGGACGCCAGCGGCCGCGCCGGCCTGCTCAAGCGCAAGCTGGGCCTGGCCCAGGACAACGCGCACCAGGCCAATGCGGTGTGGTGGCGGGTGGACGGGATGGTGGATCCCAACGCCTGGTCGCAGGACGTCGCCTGGCTGCAGCGCTGCACGCCGCCGGACCGCTGGCGCTCGACCAACCACATGTGCGGGCCGGGCTACTGGTTCTGGCTGATCCCGCTGTCCTCCGGCGCGCATTCGCTGGGCATCGTGTGCGACGCGGCGATGCATCCGCTGGAGACGATGAACACCCACGACAAGGCGATGGACTGGCTGCGCCAGCACCAGCCGCAGGTGGCGCGCACGCTCGAACAGCGCCAGCACGCGCTGCAGGATTTCCTGTTCCTGCGCAAGTTCTCGCATGGCTGCAAGCAGGTGTTCTCCGGGCAGCGCTGGGCGCTGACCGGCGAGGCCGGGGTGTTCCTGGATCCGTTCTATTCGCCGGGCAGCGACTTCATCGCCATCTCCAACACCTACATCTGCGAACTGATCGGGATCGACCGCGCCGGGGGCAACCTGGCACCGTACGCCGAGCTCTACCAGCAGCTGTACTTCTCGTTCTACGAGAACACCCTGACCCTGTACCAGGATCAGTACCCGCTGTTCGGCGACGCGCAGGTGATGCCGGTCAAGGTGATCTGGGACTACACCTACTACTGGGCGCTGCTGGCGCCGCTGTTCTTCTCCGGCCGCATCGCCGACCTGCCCACCCTGGGCCGGCTGAAACAGGACTTCCTGCGCGCGCGCGAACTCAACCTGGGCATGCAGGCGCTGCTGCGCGACTGGGGCCGCCACAACGCGGCGCAGGATCAGCCGGACGCCGATGGGCGGCTGCTGGACCAGTACGCGATCGGCTGGTTCCACCAGCTCAACGCGGCGCTGAACGACGTGCTGGACGACGCGGCGTTCGTCGCGCGCGTGCGCGAGAACGTCGCGCGGATGAGCTGGCTGGCGCGCGAAGTGCTGGGCCAGGCGCGCACGCAGCATCCGCAGATCGACGCCCACGGCCTGGACGCGCTGCTCGCCGGCACAGCGGACGGCGGGCGTTCGCTGGCCGATGCCTGGTACGCGCGCGCGGCATGA
- a CDS encoding peptide deformylase, with protein MIRDIIRMGDQRLLRIAPPVGDFGSTQLHALVADMFETMDAARGVGLAAPQIAVDLQLMVFGFDSNARYPDAPPVPRTALANVQLEPLSDDLEDGWEGCLSIPGLRAVIPRYRHIRYRGMDPDGAPVVREAEGFHARVVQHEHDHLIGRLYPSRIRDFGKFGFEDVLSYEL; from the coding sequence ATGATCCGCGACATCATCCGCATGGGCGACCAGCGCCTGCTGCGCATCGCGCCGCCGGTCGGCGATTTCGGCAGCACGCAACTGCATGCGCTGGTCGCCGACATGTTCGAGACCATGGACGCTGCCCGCGGCGTCGGCCTGGCCGCGCCGCAGATCGCGGTGGACCTGCAACTGATGGTGTTCGGCTTCGACAGCAACGCGCGCTATCCCGATGCGCCGCCGGTGCCGCGCACCGCGCTGGCCAACGTGCAGCTCGAGCCGTTGTCCGACGATCTGGAGGACGGCTGGGAGGGCTGCCTGTCCATCCCCGGGCTGCGTGCGGTGATCCCGCGCTACCGCCATATCCGCTACCGCGGCATGGACCCGGACGGCGCCCCGGTCGTGCGCGAGGCCGAGGGCTTCCATGCGCGCGTGGTGCAGCACGAGCACGACCACCTGATCGGCCGGCTGTACCCGTCGCGGATCCGCGACTTCGGCAAGTTCGGGTTCGAGGACGTGCTGTCCTACGAGTTGTAG
- a CDS encoding beta-ketoacyl-[acyl-carrier-protein] synthase family protein produces the protein MAPVAIRAYTATTALGSGLQAQAAALRDSRSGLRRNDFGVQPLPCWIGRVDALETSPLPPALAEWECRNNRLAWLALRQDGLHLAVAAAAQRHGAERVAVVMGTSTSSIGASEEAYTRLDQDAEGACFPAELRRPIVHTPHSLGDFVRHASGLRGPCITVATACSSSAKVFAQAARLIAAGVVDAALVGGVDSLCGSVLFGFNALQLVSPEPCRPFDVRRVGLSLGEAGGYALLERADASAAAPALALLCGYGESSDAHHMSAPHPQGLGARLAMRGALQRAGVDAADVGYLNLHGTATPANDSIEAAAVAALFPATLHASSTKAWTGHTLGAAGIVESVFALLALRDGLLPGTLNSERPDPECGPQIRFDNAQAQVRYAMNNSFGFGGNNCSLLFGRA, from the coding sequence ATGGCGCCCGTCGCGATCCGTGCGTATACCGCGACCACCGCGCTGGGCAGCGGATTGCAGGCCCAGGCCGCGGCATTGCGCGACAGCCGCAGCGGCCTGCGCCGCAACGATTTCGGCGTGCAGCCGCTGCCTTGCTGGATCGGCCGCGTGGACGCGCTGGAGACCTCGCCGTTGCCGCCGGCGCTGGCCGAATGGGAATGCCGCAACAACCGCCTGGCGTGGCTGGCGCTGCGGCAGGACGGCCTGCACCTCGCGGTCGCCGCCGCCGCGCAGCGCCACGGCGCCGAGCGGGTGGCGGTGGTGATGGGCACGTCCACGTCCAGCATCGGCGCCAGCGAAGAGGCCTATACCCGGCTCGACCAGGACGCCGAGGGCGCGTGCTTCCCGGCCGAGCTGCGACGGCCGATCGTGCACACTCCGCACTCGCTGGGCGACTTCGTGCGCCATGCCAGTGGCCTGCGCGGCCCGTGCATCACCGTCGCCACCGCCTGCTCGTCCAGCGCCAAGGTATTCGCGCAGGCGGCGCGGCTGATCGCCGCCGGGGTGGTGGACGCGGCCCTGGTCGGCGGCGTGGACAGCCTGTGCGGCAGCGTGCTGTTCGGCTTCAACGCGCTGCAGTTGGTGTCGCCGGAGCCGTGCCGGCCGTTCGACGTGCGCCGGGTCGGCCTGTCGCTGGGCGAAGCCGGCGGCTACGCGCTGCTGGAGCGCGCCGATGCCAGCGCTGCGGCGCCGGCGCTGGCGCTGCTGTGCGGCTACGGCGAATCCAGCGACGCGCACCACATGTCCGCGCCGCACCCGCAGGGGCTGGGCGCGCGGCTGGCGATGCGCGGCGCGCTGCAACGCGCCGGCGTGGATGCCGCCGACGTCGGCTATCTGAACCTGCACGGCACCGCGACCCCGGCCAACGACAGCATCGAGGCCGCCGCGGTGGCCGCGCTGTTCCCGGCCACCTTGCATGCCAGTTCGACCAAGGCCTGGACCGGGCACACGCTGGGCGCGGCCGGCATCGTCGAGTCGGTGTTCGCGCTGCTGGCGCTGCGCGACGGCCTGCTCCCCGGCACCCTCAACAGCGAGCGCCCCGATCCCGAGTGCGGCCCGCAGATCCGCTTCGACAATGCACAGGCGCAGGTCCGTTACGCGATGAACAATTCCTTCGGCTTCGGCGGCAACAACTGCTCGCTGCTGTTCGGCCGCGCATGA
- a CDS encoding YcgL domain-containing protein has translation MQAYVYKSQPKPDTYLYLAKRDDVGCLPPALLASLQPLAFVLEVALTAGRSLARADPAAVRANLAGCGFHLQLPPLPDGRTDRHDD, from the coding sequence ATGCAAGCCTACGTCTACAAAAGCCAACCCAAGCCGGACACCTATCTGTATCTCGCCAAGCGCGACGACGTCGGCTGCCTGCCGCCGGCGCTGCTGGCGTCGCTGCAGCCGCTGGCGTTCGTGCTCGAGGTGGCCTTGACCGCCGGGCGCAGCCTGGCCCGCGCCGACCCGGCAGCGGTGCGCGCCAATCTCGCCGGCTGCGGCTTCCATCTGCAATTGCCGCCGCTCCCCGACGGCCGGACCGATCGACACGATGACTGA